A region of the Struthio camelus isolate bStrCam1 chromosome 11, bStrCam1.hap1, whole genome shotgun sequence genome:
GGGTGCCGCTAACACCCAGCCGTCAGCCCTGCGCCAGTGATGTGCCGTGGGTCCCCATGTGCCAGGACAGCCGGCTGCCGGGGGAAGGCAGTGGGCCCCTCTACACTGCGGAGGCCGCCGGCGCTTCACTAGCGGGGCCAGCTCAATCCCTTCCCGCGCCCGGCAGCAGCGCAGCGCAGAGGAGGGCTTTGGCGGTCTGGCGTCCTTCCCGGGCAGCGCCGCTCTGCCTCTGAAGTTCAGCCGGGAAGATAGCAGAGGTGAAAGGGCGCTTGGCATTTCTCCGGAGGCTTGGGTCAATCGTTAATCAGGGAGGGATTGCTTTTCACTCCTCCAGGTAACCTCTCCTCCCCTCAGCTCCCACCCACACGCCGTTGCCCGCACAAAACCAGTGCCCCcgggagcagggtggagaggagctgctggCCGGGCCATGGGAAGGTAGGCACTTGTGGGAGAGCAACCAGCGAGCCGGGTGAGAGGTGGCGGCACAGCGAGCCTTGGGGAGGTGACACCTGTGTGCCGACATGGTCTCCATGGGGCTCCAGCTGGTGGGCTATGCCGTGGCCTTCCTGGGCTACATTGGCACGCTGACGGCCACACTGCTGCCCAGCTGGAAGATCAGCTCCTACATCGGCTCCAGCATCGTGACGGCCGTGGGCTTCACCAAGGGGCTGTGGATGGAGTGTGCCACATACAGCACGGGCATCACCCAGTGCGACATCTACAGCTCCCTGCTCAGTCTGCCCGCCGACATCCAGGCAGCCCAGGCCCTGATGGTGAGCTCCAGCGCCGTCTGCTCCCTCGCCTGCCTCCTCGCTGTCATGGGCATGAGGTGCACCGTCTTCATGCAGGGCTCGCCGGCCAAGGACAGAGTGGCGGTGACAGGTGGCGTGGTCTTTGTGCTCGGGGGGCTGCTCTGCTTCATCCCCGTGACCTGGAACATCCACGTGGTGCTGCGGGATTTCTACAACCCCCTGCTTCCCGACAGCACCAAGTACGAGATCGGCGAGGCGCTCTACCTGGGCATCgtctcctccctgctctcccttaTCGGTGGCTTTATCCTCTGCGCCTCTTGCCCTCCTCGGGACTCGCAGGACACCTACCGCAGCACCTACCAGCCCCGGCTGCTGGCAGGTAAGAGCCCCCGGCCCTCCATCAGCCAGACGCAGAAGACGAAGAGTGAGTTCAACTCCTATAACCTGACAGGATACGTGTAGAGGGGCCCCACAGCTGCCTCAACGACACGGTGGGAACCTGGCCGGCACCTCTCCCGGCTCTGCGAAAACTTCTGAAGGGAGACCAGTAAGAGGAGAGGCCACAGCAGTGTCTCTCATGCTCAGCCCTCTCACTCGCACACGTGCGCTCCAGGGATTCCAATCTGCTCTCCCCACTGTTCCCCCGAGAGCCTTGCTACTGTTCTAGAGATCTCAGCTGATTACCTGAGTTGGTGAAAGACCCCGAATTTGGCTGCTGTTACCTGCTCAGCACGGTGCGGCACTGTCGGCTTGCAGGGAGCGCTCCTCATGAGCCTGGACGGGTGGAAAAGCAGCAGTGCCTCAGCCTGGGCACGGGCAGCCGCGCCACAGGAAGACCTCGGCAATGCAGCGACAGCAGCCCCAGCAAGCGTGCCAGCCCCAGCCGCCTCCGTGGGGTGTTCTCCAGCGTTAACCCGTTGGGTCGCTGCATGTCCTGCGTCACGGGGCCGAGCCGAGGTGTTGCGGGGGGAGCTGGGTGTCCGCGCAGGCCCGCTGCGGGTCAGGAGTCACCGCTGGAGGGTCGAGTGCTGATTTCAAATTGGTGTTGCAATAAATCTGTGTTTCTAGCTGGGCTGTGGCTAAGCTTTCCTCCAGCACCGAAGGGCTCGGGAGCCTCCCCACGCTGCAGGGGAGCCCGGCGGGGGATGTTTCGGAGGGACAGGGTGAGCACATGCCCACCCACTGGCTGATCCCACTGCAGCCAGGCACTGCACCACCGCGGCATGACGGCACCATGggtgctggagaagggaagggagcagaCCAGGGAAGGGAGCAGACCGAGGAGGTGAGCAGCAGCACCAGTCCACTTTTGGCCCTGCATAAGCGCCGGGCGGGAAAGCAGGGGCCAGCGAGGCAGTCCTGCCTGCAGGGTCCGTGCCCGTGCAGAGGCCGCTATCACCGCGGCTGTGGTCCAGGGCCGCCTGCCCCAGGCAGCGCTTCTCGCCCAGGAGAGACGTGGGGCGGCAGCAGATCTCACGGGGAGGGTCAGGCAGGGCTGTCGGGGGGAGCGTAGGGAGCCCCTTGCTCTGCTCTGTCCCCCTCCTCTCACCGCACAGCTTTGCCCCAGGAGCCCGAGGGGGACGGGTGCGCGCTGGCCGGGGGCAGTCCCTGCCCGACTTGCCCTGGGAGGCTGCTGCGCGGCCGCGAACGCCAGCGCAGCTCTCCTGGGTGCTGGTGGCCCCTTCTCACCCGCTCGCTCTCAAAGCACCTGCAAGGACCAGGTGAGCTCAGCTTCATCCTGCTCCCGAACCCGCCCTCCCTCCGAAAACCCTGAAGCCCCTTCACCAAACCCATCATCTCCCCCCATCCCGTGCTCAAATCCGCTGGCCACATGCAGGTGCCACGAGGCCCGGGGCATGCGGTGGGTGGACCTGCCACCCCCAGGTCTCCGTGCTGCACATCAAGGTCCCTGGTGCCTAGCCCCCTCCTCGGCGGGCTGGGCAGAGAGGCAGGACCCCACTGACCCTACTAGCTTTTATTGGAAACATCATAAAACGAGAAATAAAACCATTACCAGGGGAGCAGGGGTAGCTgcaggtcctggctgcagagggcTCCTGGCCACAGGGGTAACAGCGCACGGGACCAACGAAACCCtgccccatcacagccctgggctgctccagCGCAGGCGCAGGGCGAGGGCGGAGGTGGGGAGGACGCAGCGGACGGACAGGCAGAGGGCAGGACCCCTCTTCTCCCCGCTCCCCTGCCAGCCCCTCGTAAAGCAATATAGATTAGGTGCTGGAAAGCAGGGCACTGGGTTCCTCGCTCAGGCGTCACCGTTTCCATCATTAACCTTGCACAAGTGAAATCATGTTTACCTGTTGTGCTAACGCTCCTGATAATCGCGTGAGTCACGCTTTCTCCCCTCTTTGCTGAGCCAGAGGCCACCCCAGCCACCCCCACGATAACGGAGAGGCTCCTGAGCAGGGGCCACCGAGGCTTTTGAGGCAAAGGCTGATCACCCACCTTCCACGGCACCGGGACGAAGCCCGAGG
Encoded here:
- the CLDN2 gene encoding claudin-2, which gives rise to MVSMGLQLVGYAVAFLGYIGTLTATLLPSWKISSYIGSSIVTAVGFTKGLWMECATYSTGITQCDIYSSLLSLPADIQAAQALMVSSSAVCSLACLLAVMGMRCTVFMQGSPAKDRVAVTGGVVFVLGGLLCFIPVTWNIHVVLRDFYNPLLPDSTKYEIGEALYLGIVSSLLSLIGGFILCASCPPRDSQDTYRSTYQPRLLAGKSPRPSISQTQKTKSEFNSYNLTGYV